The DNA sequence CGCGCTGCGGCAGGTCCCGGCAGCACCGACGCTGTTCACCTACCTCGGCCGGTGGAACCCGCCGCGAGACCCCGACCTGCGCGCCGCCGAGCAGGGACCGGTCACCGACCGCCCACGCGGCCACGACCTGGAGGTCACCGCCGCGATACGCGGCGGCCGGCTGGAGGTCACCTGGGCCTACGCCGGCGACGACGAACCGGCCGCTCACGCCGAGGCGCGGGCGTTCATCGCCGCCCTGAGCGCGATCATCGAGCACTGCGACCTCCCGGACGCGGGCCGGTGCACCCCGTCGGACTTTCCACTGTCCGGTCTCGACCAGGCCGCGCTCGACCGCGTCACGGGCAACGGCCGCCACGTCGAGGACATCTACCCCCTCACCCCGACACAGCAGGGGATGCTCTTCCACACCCTGCTCGACCCCGACGCCGGGCTCTACGTGGAACGCGTCGTGTGCACCATCCCGGCAGTGCCGCAACCGCTGCTGCTGGGGCAGGCGTGGCAGGACGTGGTGGACCGCACCCCGGCGCTGCGGACCGCCGTGGCCCACGGCGGCCTGACCCACCCGGTGCAGGTGGTGCACTCCGCCGTACGCCTGCCCGTCTCCTACCACCCGTGGCCCGGCGAACGGCACCTCGACCTGCCCGGCCCGCCGCTGATGCGGGTGAACATCGCCACCGTCGACACCGACACGGTCGAGGTGACCTGGGACCTGCACCACCTGGTGCTCGACGGCTGGAGCATGCGGCAGGTCATCGCCGACGTCCTCGCCCGCCACCGGCTGCGCGCCGGCCAGACCGCCCCCGCCGCCCCCGCCCGGCGCCCCTTCCGCCGCCATCTGGAATGGCTGAGCCGACAGGACCACGACGCGGCGCTCCGGTTCTGGCAGCACGCGCTCGCCGGCGCCGCGCTGCCCACACCGTTGCCCTACCGGCCCGAACGCCGCGAGCGACCGCACGCGCGCGGCCGCGCGCACACCACGAGCGACCTCGCCGGGGAATCGGCCCGGCTGCGCGCCTTCGCCGGCGGCAGCGGGCTGACCGTCAGCACGGTCGTGCAGGGAGCCTGGGCGCTGGTCCTGGCCCAGCACAGCGGTCGCGGCGACGTGACCTTCGGCGCCACCGTGTCCGGCCGTCCGGACATCGAAGGCGCCGACGCGATCATCGGCATGTTCGCCACCACCGTCCCCGTCCGCGTACGCCTGCGGCCGGACCAGCCCGTCACCGCCTGGCTCGCCGACCTCCAGGCCGCGAACCTCGCCGCCCAGCCGTTCCACCACGCGCCGCTCAACCGGATCCACGCCGCCGCCGGCCTGCCCGCGGGCGGCAGCCTCTTCGACAGCATCGTGGTGTTCGAGAACTATCCCCCCGCCGGGGAAGCGGACCTGTCCTCGCTGCGCGCCATCGAGGTCACCCACTATCCGCTCGCCCTGGTCGTGGTCGGCGGTGCCCAGCTGTCCCTGCGCCTGCTCTACGACCCGGACCTGTTCACCGCCGCCACCATCGACGCGATCATGCACCAGCTGCGCCGGATGCTGGCGCAGCTGGCCGCCGAGCCGCACCGCGACCTGGGCCGTCTGCTCCCCGCCACCACCGTGCAGCCGTCCGCCCCCGTGTCGTACGCGGCCGAGGTGCCCACCGGCGGCTCACCCCCGGCCGCCGCCGTCGCCGCGGTCGAGCAGCGCCTGCGGCAGATCTGGACGCAGGTGCTCGCCGTGCCCCGATCCGGGCCCGACGACGACTTCTTCGCCCTGGGCGGCGACTCGCTCCAGGCGTTGCAGGTGCTCACCCGCGTGCTGGACGCCTTCGGCGTCGACCTGCCGCTGCGCGCCCTGTTCGACCATCCGACCATCGCCGGACTGGCCATCCGCGTCTGCGCGGCCGTCGCCGCCGCAGACGGCGACCGCATCGAGGCCACCGCCGGCAGCGGCCCGCTGCCCCAGTCGTCCGCCCAGCGACGCCTCTGGTACTCCCACCTGGTCGCGCCGGACAGCGCCCAGTACCACACCGGACTGGCGCTGCGGCTCACCGGCGCCCTCGACCTCGACCGGTTGCACCGCACGCTGCACAGCCTGATCGACCGGCACGAGGCGCTGCGCACCGTGTTCGGACCCGGCCCCGTGCAACGGATCCTGCCCGCACAACCGGTCGACCTCCCGCAAACGGATCTCACCGAGGTCGACGCCGACACCCGGGAACACGCGCTGCGCCACCAGCTGCGGGCCGCGATGCGGGCCCCGTTCGACCTGGGCCTGCGGCCACCCGTACGCGCCCAGCTGATCCGGCTCGGCACCGAGGAGCACGTACTGCACCTCGTCCTGCACCATCTCAGCTGCGACGGCTGGTCGATGGCCGTGCTGACCGAGGAGCTGATCGGCGGCTACACCGCCGACGG is a window from the Catellatospora sp. TT07R-123 genome containing:
- a CDS encoding condensation domain-containing protein, producing MAEQSASPPRRAPDSAGHESPLTPMQRWFIETHPDPRRLTQSLTVELAPPVDTRAIAAAVRTVVARHDALRLQFTRTDRGWRQRVTDARPHLARLPGRQLPDALDALRQSIDLGRPPLLTAALLDPAALDPAAPGAAPGGPGQARAARLLLVVHGLAIDAASWSILLADLGNAYRAARDGRAPDRRPAPTSFARWARALAEHTAAGGSDRERSHWYAATPSTADAAATHRRTHPHDRDGGEITVGLDAGYTDRLLRHAHAAYRTRVEDLLICALAHTVARRTGRAQVHLDVAGTGRDTTVGGVDPAGAVGCFTTLFPVRLEVPGGAPWRELVPSVKERLRAGPGPGLAHGALRQVPAAPTLFTYLGRWNPPRDPDLRAAEQGPVTDRPRGHDLEVTAAIRGGRLEVTWAYAGDDEPAAHAEARAFIAALSAIIEHCDLPDAGRCTPSDFPLSGLDQAALDRVTGNGRHVEDIYPLTPTQQGMLFHTLLDPDAGLYVERVVCTIPAVPQPLLLGQAWQDVVDRTPALRTAVAHGGLTHPVQVVHSAVRLPVSYHPWPGERHLDLPGPPLMRVNIATVDTDTVEVTWDLHHLVLDGWSMRQVIADVLARHRLRAGQTAPAAPARRPFRRHLEWLSRQDHDAALRFWQHALAGAALPTPLPYRPERRERPHARGRAHTTSDLAGESARLRAFAGGSGLTVSTVVQGAWALVLAQHSGRGDVTFGATVSGRPDIEGADAIIGMFATTVPVRVRLRPDQPVTAWLADLQAANLAAQPFHHAPLNRIHAAAGLPAGGSLFDSIVVFENYPPAGEADLSSLRAIEVTHYPLALVVVGGAQLSLRLLYDPDLFTAATIDAIMHQLRRMLAQLAAEPHRDLGRLLPATTVQPSAPVSYAAEVPTGGSPPAAAVAAVEQRLRQIWTQVLAVPRSGPDDDFFALGGDSLQALQVLTRVLDAFGVDLPLRALFDHPTIAGLAIRVCAAVAAADGDRIEATAGSGPLPQSSAQRRLWYSHLVAPDSAQYHTGLALRLTGALDLDRLHRTLHSLIDRHEALRTVFGPGPVQRILPAQPVDLPQTDLTEVDADTREHALRHQLRAAMRAPFDLGLRPPVRAQLIRLGTEEHVLHLVLHHLSCDGWSMAVLTEELIGGYTADGSTGWPARPPVRYADYAAWQQRRLTGSALSGALAYWRRQLADLRPAHLPGDRPTPSAPTRRAATADLAFPAPLVAALRRAARDADATLFMAVTAVTQLLLGRRTGRRDVAVGTVTAGRDRVELERVVGCFVETVVLRSSIDERLSFVDFLARVRDTVLAASAQPAPFELVVRATRPPRRDGGTPFVSVLVVLQQRAPVTAPWAEEIPVPVTESPFELILEFRQTPDGLALAVTYLTDLFSADLIRRFGEDLLELAATVTAAPHRALGHLAVLGDGERDEPRDGPREDEAAARPGIPPRTPAERLVARYWTDLLLEPTFGVHDKFFEAGGSSLALLELRDRLEPLCGGELPMAALLRHQTVEAMARLIEAPPPASDGQAGDVHL